A portion of the Phycodurus eques isolate BA_2022a chromosome 3, UOR_Pequ_1.1, whole genome shotgun sequence genome contains these proteins:
- the LOC133400140 gene encoding uncharacterized protein LOC133400140 isoform X2, producing MCLERLRNQGNFTHNVEVLNSGIGTPVPRKRPKDKSQVHNFLHCTFCQGFFLKHALWKHMKFCKFKPSNPPNSGKMRIQALCGFTAPPPPGVKEQLWKLINRMIMDDVYEAVKSDPWIMEYGQHLYNRHGHDATKHEYIRQQMRALGRLLVCSRKNTPMKTIKDHMRPSNFMRVVQAAKDTAGYNCETHTYKSPSLALKIGYSLERISKLVESHANVRRNDSTLKDAKTFRTVYKTRWNKMISSASLKTLKASKWNAPQLLPFTEDVQTLHSFLDTQQQDLFRKLSPESSPMTYAELTKVILTQIILFNRPRAGEVSKIPLSAYLSSTQSDPQEDVNFALSDLEKRLFQHFWRIEIRGKADRKVPVLLTPVMHQTLDLLVRKRKECGILPENTYLFARPSSLICYRGSDTLRNFAKVCGAKRPESLSSKKLHKQMGALSQVLNLTNTELDQLANFLGHDVTLQQEFYRLPEGILQLAKISKVLMAREQGRLAQFKGRSLDDVNIDPAEDVHIYSDQDRDPEEPGDAEPAYESDSLVNPVTTRRSVSLPNSKNHHKPLRIKVRQHCKRKKWEKEEVDAVERHLMSFITSSQLPGKRDCDKCLMLEKTALSSRTWLSIKFYVKNRIMAHIQQLIRDEKELPPQLHTGCSSLEHEDPLPPHIKEEEEDPQPPHIKEEAINPNLPNIKEEQKHPQPADIKENEEDPKKTHVKEEEDPQLPHIKEEEEEFDLSKLPLTGGSVKSKEEPPEGSELHHHSPSVDHCGGPPPDNLMASLSDSDKVPLTRDKDCKEDVHMYSDQDRDLEEPGDAEPAYESDSLDIQQLISDEEELHPQLHGGCSSLEHEEPLPPRIKGEQKHPQLPHVKEEEDPHLPHVKKEQEDPQLAYVKVEKEDPKLPNIKEEQKHPQPAHIHEEEEDPQLPHIKEEEEEFDVSKLPLTGGSVKSIEEKPPEGSELHHHCLSEDHCGGPPPDNLMAPLSDSDKVPLTRDKDCKGRGVFAKTCFRKGDFVVEYRGELINSEESKWRRMDLSQSKCCLHV from the exons TGGCAAAATGCGCATTCAGGCTCTTTGTGGATTTACTGCACCTCCACCACCTGGAGTTAAGGAACAGCTTTGGAAACTGATAAACAGGATGATTATGGATGATGTTTATGAAGCTGTAAAGTCTGATCCCTGGATCATGGAGTATGGCCAACATTTGTACAACAGGCATGGGCATGATGCCACCAAACACGAGTACATCCGGCAACAAATGAGAGCGTTGGGAAGGCTGCTTGTATGTTCCAGAAAAAACACTccaatgaaaacaataaaagatcATATGCGACCGTCAAATTTCATGCGTGTTGTCCAGGCTGCGAAGGACACTGCAGGTTACAATTGTGAAACGCATACATACAAAAGCCCAAGTTTGGCGCTCAAAATTGGATACAGCTTGGAAAGGATTTCAAAGTTGGTTGAAAGTCATGCGAATGTCCGACGCAACGACAGTACTTTAAAAGATGCGAAGACGTTCCGCACAGTGTATAAAACCAGGTGGAACAAAATGATATCATCTGCATCACTCAAAACATTGAAGGCGTCCAAGTGGAATGCTCCTCAGTTACTTCCCTTCACTGAAGATGTGCAGACTCTCCATTCATTTTTAGATACTCAGCAACAAGATCTTTTCAGAAAACTATCCCCGGAATCCTCCCCCATGACATATGCAGAACTGACAAAGGTCATTTTGACCCAAATCATTTTGTTCAACAGACCAAGAGCTGGAGAAGTCTCAAAAATTCCACTTTCTGCCTATTTGTCTTCCACGCAATCAGACCCTCAGGAGGATGTGAACTTTGCACTGTCAGATCTGGAGAAGAGACTCTTTCAGCATTTCTGGAGAATAGAAATAAGAGGTAAAGCGGACAGAAAGGTTCCTGTACTTTTGACCCCAGTGATGCACCAGACATTGGACCTCCTTGTCCGAAAAAGGAAGGAATGTGGGATTTTACCAGAAAACACTTACCTATTTGCGAGACCATCCAGTTTGATTTGCTACCGTGGATCTGACACTCTTCGTAATTTCGCCAAAGTCTGTGGAGCAAAGAGGCCAGAAAGTCTGAgctcaaaaaaattacacaaacaAATGGGAGCCTTGTCACAGGTCCTTAATCTCACTAATACCGAGCTGGATCAACTCGCTAATTTTCTGGGACATGATGTAACCTTGCAACAAGAGTTTTACCGACTTCCTGAGGGCATACTCCAGCTAGCGAAAATTAGCAAAGTCCTCATGGCTCGAGAACAAGGACGTCTGGCTCAATTCAAGGGCAGGTCTCTCGATGACGTCAACATTGATCCTGCGG AGGATGTGCATATATACAGCGACCAGGATCGAGACCCAGAGGAACCAGGTGACGCTGAGCCGGCCTATGAGTCAGACTCACTGG TGAATCCGGTCACAACAAGGCGCTCTGTGTCACTTCCAAATTCCAAGAATCATCACAAACCTCTAAGGATAAAAG TGCGACAGCATTGCAAGAGAAAGAAATGGGAGAAAGAAGAAGTAGATGCCGTTGAAAGGCATTTGATGTCGTTCATCACATCAAGCCAACTTCCAGGAAAACGCGACTGCGACAAGTGCCTTATGTTGGAGAAGACGGCCCTGAGCAGTAGAACCTGGCTGTCCATTAAATTTTATGTTAAGAATCGTATCATGGCTC ACATCCAGCAGCTGATTCGTGATGAGAAAGAACTACCCCCTCAATTGCATACGGGGTGCTCCAGTTTGGAGCATGAGGATCCACTGCCCccccacattaaagaggaagaggaggatccaCAGCCTCCACACATTAAGGAGGAAGCGATCAATCCAAACCTCCCCAACATTAAAGAGGAACAGAAGCACCCACAGCCGGCCgacattaaagagaatgaggaggatccaaaaaaaacccacgttaaagaggaagaggatccACAGCTCCcccacattaaagaggaggaggaagagtttgATCTCAGTAAGTTGCCACTGACTGGTGGCTCTGTGAAGAGTAAAGAGGAACCACCCGAGGGGTCAGAGCTTCATCATCACAGTCCGAGTgtagaccactgtggaggaccaCCACCAGACAACCTCATGGCTTCACTGTCAGACAGTGACAAAGTACCTTTGACGAGGGACAAAGATTGTAAAG AGGATGTGCATATGTACAGCGACCAGGATCGAGACCTTGAGGAACCAGGTGACGCTGAGCCAGCCTATGAGTCAGACTCACTGG ACATCCAACAGCTGATTAGTGATGAGGAAGAACTTCACCCTCAATTGCATGGGGGGTGCTCCAGTTTGGAGCATGAGGAGCCACTGCCCCCTCGCATTAAAGGAGAACAGAAGCATCCACAGCTTCCCCACGTAAAAGAAGAGGAAGATCCACATTTACCCCACGTTAAAAAGGAACAGGAGGATCCACAGTTGGCTTACGTTAAAGTAGAAAAGGAGGATCCAAAGCTCCCCAACATTAAGGAGGAACAGAAGCATCCACAGCCTGCCCACATtcacgaggaagaggaggatccaCAACTCCCCCACattaaggaggaagaggaggagtttGATGTCAGTAAATTGCCACTGACTGGTGGCTCTGTGAAGAGTATAGAAGAGAAACCACCCGAGGGGTCAGAGCTTCATCATCACTGTCTGAGTgaagaccactgtggaggaccaCCACCAGACAACCTCATGGCTCCACTGTCAGACAGTGACAAAGTACCTTTGACGAGGGACAAAGATTGTAAAG GTCGAGGAGTGTTTGCCAAAACCTGTTTCCGAAAAGGAGACTTTGTGGTCGAGTACAGAGGAGAGTTAATTAATTCTGAAGAATCGAAATGGAGAAGGATGGACCTATCACAAAGCAAGTGCTGTCTTCATGTTTGA
- the LOC133400140 gene encoding uncharacterized protein LOC133400140 isoform X1, with the protein MCLERLRNQGNFTHNVEVLNSGIGTPVPRKRPKDKSQVHNFLHCTFCQGFFLKHALWKHMKFCKFKPSNPPNSGKMRIQALCGFTAPPPPGVKEQLWKLINRMIMDDVYEAVKSDPWIMEYGQHLYNRHGHDATKHEYIRQQMRALGRLLVCSRKNTPMKTIKDHMRPSNFMRVVQAAKDTAGYNCETHTYKSPSLALKIGYSLERISKLVESHANVRRNDSTLKDAKTFRTVYKTRWNKMISSASLKTLKASKWNAPQLLPFTEDVQTLHSFLDTQQQDLFRKLSPESSPMTYAELTKVILTQIILFNRPRAGEVSKIPLSAYLSSTQSDPQEDVNFALSDLEKRLFQHFWRIEIRGKADRKVPVLLTPVMHQTLDLLVRKRKECGILPENTYLFARPSSLICYRGSDTLRNFAKVCGAKRPESLSSKKLHKQMGALSQVLNLTNTELDQLANFLGHDVTLQQEFYRLPEGILQLAKISKVLMAREQGRLAQFKGRSLDDVNIDPAEDVHIYSDQDRDPEEPGDAEPAYESDSLVNPVTTRRSVSLPNSKNHHKPLRIKVRQHCKRKKWEKEEVDAVERHLMSFITSSQLPGKRDCDKCLMLEKTALSSRTWLSIKFYVKNRIMAHIQQLIRDEKELPPQLHTGCSSLEHEDPLPPHIKEEEEDPQPPHIKEEAINPNLPNIKEEQKHPQPADIKENEEDPKKTHVKEEEDPQLPHIKEEEEEFDLSKLPLTGGSVKSKEEPPEGSELHHHSPSVDHCGGPPPDNLMASLSDSDKVPLTRDKDCKEDVHMYSDQDRDLEEPGDAEPAYESDSLDIQQLISDEEELHPQLHGGCSSLEHEEPLPPRIKGEQKHPQLPHVKEEEDPHLPHVKKEQEDPQLAYVKVEKEDPKLPNIKEEQKHPQPAHIHEEEEDPQLPHIKEEEEEFDVSKLPLTGGSVKSIEEKPPEGSELHHHCLSEDHCGGPPPDNLMAPLSDSDKVPLTRDKDCKGFIMATKSSRRKPPLQDAKEHAVKALDKTEELEVQFMNSLKGRGVFAKTCFRKGDFVVEYRGELINSEESKWRRMDLSQSKCCLHV; encoded by the exons TGGCAAAATGCGCATTCAGGCTCTTTGTGGATTTACTGCACCTCCACCACCTGGAGTTAAGGAACAGCTTTGGAAACTGATAAACAGGATGATTATGGATGATGTTTATGAAGCTGTAAAGTCTGATCCCTGGATCATGGAGTATGGCCAACATTTGTACAACAGGCATGGGCATGATGCCACCAAACACGAGTACATCCGGCAACAAATGAGAGCGTTGGGAAGGCTGCTTGTATGTTCCAGAAAAAACACTccaatgaaaacaataaaagatcATATGCGACCGTCAAATTTCATGCGTGTTGTCCAGGCTGCGAAGGACACTGCAGGTTACAATTGTGAAACGCATACATACAAAAGCCCAAGTTTGGCGCTCAAAATTGGATACAGCTTGGAAAGGATTTCAAAGTTGGTTGAAAGTCATGCGAATGTCCGACGCAACGACAGTACTTTAAAAGATGCGAAGACGTTCCGCACAGTGTATAAAACCAGGTGGAACAAAATGATATCATCTGCATCACTCAAAACATTGAAGGCGTCCAAGTGGAATGCTCCTCAGTTACTTCCCTTCACTGAAGATGTGCAGACTCTCCATTCATTTTTAGATACTCAGCAACAAGATCTTTTCAGAAAACTATCCCCGGAATCCTCCCCCATGACATATGCAGAACTGACAAAGGTCATTTTGACCCAAATCATTTTGTTCAACAGACCAAGAGCTGGAGAAGTCTCAAAAATTCCACTTTCTGCCTATTTGTCTTCCACGCAATCAGACCCTCAGGAGGATGTGAACTTTGCACTGTCAGATCTGGAGAAGAGACTCTTTCAGCATTTCTGGAGAATAGAAATAAGAGGTAAAGCGGACAGAAAGGTTCCTGTACTTTTGACCCCAGTGATGCACCAGACATTGGACCTCCTTGTCCGAAAAAGGAAGGAATGTGGGATTTTACCAGAAAACACTTACCTATTTGCGAGACCATCCAGTTTGATTTGCTACCGTGGATCTGACACTCTTCGTAATTTCGCCAAAGTCTGTGGAGCAAAGAGGCCAGAAAGTCTGAgctcaaaaaaattacacaaacaAATGGGAGCCTTGTCACAGGTCCTTAATCTCACTAATACCGAGCTGGATCAACTCGCTAATTTTCTGGGACATGATGTAACCTTGCAACAAGAGTTTTACCGACTTCCTGAGGGCATACTCCAGCTAGCGAAAATTAGCAAAGTCCTCATGGCTCGAGAACAAGGACGTCTGGCTCAATTCAAGGGCAGGTCTCTCGATGACGTCAACATTGATCCTGCGG AGGATGTGCATATATACAGCGACCAGGATCGAGACCCAGAGGAACCAGGTGACGCTGAGCCGGCCTATGAGTCAGACTCACTGG TGAATCCGGTCACAACAAGGCGCTCTGTGTCACTTCCAAATTCCAAGAATCATCACAAACCTCTAAGGATAAAAG TGCGACAGCATTGCAAGAGAAAGAAATGGGAGAAAGAAGAAGTAGATGCCGTTGAAAGGCATTTGATGTCGTTCATCACATCAAGCCAACTTCCAGGAAAACGCGACTGCGACAAGTGCCTTATGTTGGAGAAGACGGCCCTGAGCAGTAGAACCTGGCTGTCCATTAAATTTTATGTTAAGAATCGTATCATGGCTC ACATCCAGCAGCTGATTCGTGATGAGAAAGAACTACCCCCTCAATTGCATACGGGGTGCTCCAGTTTGGAGCATGAGGATCCACTGCCCccccacattaaagaggaagaggaggatccaCAGCCTCCACACATTAAGGAGGAAGCGATCAATCCAAACCTCCCCAACATTAAAGAGGAACAGAAGCACCCACAGCCGGCCgacattaaagagaatgaggaggatccaaaaaaaacccacgttaaagaggaagaggatccACAGCTCCcccacattaaagaggaggaggaagagtttgATCTCAGTAAGTTGCCACTGACTGGTGGCTCTGTGAAGAGTAAAGAGGAACCACCCGAGGGGTCAGAGCTTCATCATCACAGTCCGAGTgtagaccactgtggaggaccaCCACCAGACAACCTCATGGCTTCACTGTCAGACAGTGACAAAGTACCTTTGACGAGGGACAAAGATTGTAAAG AGGATGTGCATATGTACAGCGACCAGGATCGAGACCTTGAGGAACCAGGTGACGCTGAGCCAGCCTATGAGTCAGACTCACTGG ACATCCAACAGCTGATTAGTGATGAGGAAGAACTTCACCCTCAATTGCATGGGGGGTGCTCCAGTTTGGAGCATGAGGAGCCACTGCCCCCTCGCATTAAAGGAGAACAGAAGCATCCACAGCTTCCCCACGTAAAAGAAGAGGAAGATCCACATTTACCCCACGTTAAAAAGGAACAGGAGGATCCACAGTTGGCTTACGTTAAAGTAGAAAAGGAGGATCCAAAGCTCCCCAACATTAAGGAGGAACAGAAGCATCCACAGCCTGCCCACATtcacgaggaagaggaggatccaCAACTCCCCCACattaaggaggaagaggaggagtttGATGTCAGTAAATTGCCACTGACTGGTGGCTCTGTGAAGAGTATAGAAGAGAAACCACCCGAGGGGTCAGAGCTTCATCATCACTGTCTGAGTgaagaccactgtggaggaccaCCACCAGACAACCTCATGGCTCCACTGTCAGACAGTGACAAAGTACCTTTGACGAGGGACAAAGATTGTAAAG GATTTATAATGGCTACAAAGAGTAGCAGGAGGAAACCACCATTACAGGATGCGAAAGAGCATGCAGTGAAGGCACTGGACAAGACGGAAGAATTGGAAGTACAATTCATGAACTCGTTGAAAG GTCGAGGAGTGTTTGCCAAAACCTGTTTCCGAAAAGGAGACTTTGTGGTCGAGTACAGAGGAGAGTTAATTAATTCTGAAGAATCGAAATGGAGAAGGATGGACCTATCACAAAGCAAGTGCTGTCTTCATGTTTGA
- the LOC133400140 gene encoding uncharacterized protein LOC133400140 isoform X3, which yields MCLERLRNQGNFTHNVEVLNSGIGTPVPRKRPKDKSQVHNFLHCTFCQGFFLKHALWKHMKFCKFKPSNPPNSGKMRIQALCGFTAPPPPGVKEQLWKLINRMIMDDVYEAVKSDPWIMEYGQHLYNRHGHDATKHEYIRQQMRALGRLLVCSRKNTPMKTIKDHMRPSNFMRVVQAAKDTAGYNCETHTYKSPSLALKIGYSLERISKLVESHANVRRNDSTLKDAKTFRTVYKTRWNKMISSASLKTLKASKWNAPQLLPFTEDVQTLHSFLDTQQQDLFRKLSPESSPMTYAELTKVILTQIILFNRPRAGEVSKIPLSAYLSSTQSDPQEDVNFALSDLEKRLFQHFWRIEIRGKADRKVPVLLTPVMHQTLDLLVRKRKECGILPENTYLFARPSSLICYRGSDTLRNFAKVCGAKRPESLSSKKLHKQMGALSQVLNLTNTELDQLANFLGHDVTLQQEFYRLPEGILQLAKISKVLMAREQGRLAQFKGRSLDDVNIDPAEDVHIYSDQDRDPEEPGDAEPAYESDSLDIQQLIRDEKELPPQLHTGCSSLEHEDPLPPHIKEEEEDPQPPHIKEEAINPNLPNIKEEQKHPQPADIKENEEDPKKTHVKEEEDPQLPHIKEEEEEFDLSKLPLTGGSVKSKEEPPEGSELHHHSPSVDHCGGPPPDNLMASLSDSDKVPLTRDKDCKEDVHMYSDQDRDLEEPGDAEPAYESDSLDIQQLISDEEELHPQLHGGCSSLEHEEPLPPRIKGEQKHPQLPHVKEEEDPHLPHVKKEQEDPQLAYVKVEKEDPKLPNIKEEQKHPQPAHIHEEEEDPQLPHIKEEEEEFDVSKLPLTGGSVKSIEEKPPEGSELHHHCLSEDHCGGPPPDNLMAPLSDSDKVPLTRDKDCKGFIMATKSSRRKPPLQDAKEHAVKALDKTEELEVQFMNSLKGRGVFAKTCFRKGDFVVEYRGELINSEESKWRRMDLSQSKCCLHV from the exons TGGCAAAATGCGCATTCAGGCTCTTTGTGGATTTACTGCACCTCCACCACCTGGAGTTAAGGAACAGCTTTGGAAACTGATAAACAGGATGATTATGGATGATGTTTATGAAGCTGTAAAGTCTGATCCCTGGATCATGGAGTATGGCCAACATTTGTACAACAGGCATGGGCATGATGCCACCAAACACGAGTACATCCGGCAACAAATGAGAGCGTTGGGAAGGCTGCTTGTATGTTCCAGAAAAAACACTccaatgaaaacaataaaagatcATATGCGACCGTCAAATTTCATGCGTGTTGTCCAGGCTGCGAAGGACACTGCAGGTTACAATTGTGAAACGCATACATACAAAAGCCCAAGTTTGGCGCTCAAAATTGGATACAGCTTGGAAAGGATTTCAAAGTTGGTTGAAAGTCATGCGAATGTCCGACGCAACGACAGTACTTTAAAAGATGCGAAGACGTTCCGCACAGTGTATAAAACCAGGTGGAACAAAATGATATCATCTGCATCACTCAAAACATTGAAGGCGTCCAAGTGGAATGCTCCTCAGTTACTTCCCTTCACTGAAGATGTGCAGACTCTCCATTCATTTTTAGATACTCAGCAACAAGATCTTTTCAGAAAACTATCCCCGGAATCCTCCCCCATGACATATGCAGAACTGACAAAGGTCATTTTGACCCAAATCATTTTGTTCAACAGACCAAGAGCTGGAGAAGTCTCAAAAATTCCACTTTCTGCCTATTTGTCTTCCACGCAATCAGACCCTCAGGAGGATGTGAACTTTGCACTGTCAGATCTGGAGAAGAGACTCTTTCAGCATTTCTGGAGAATAGAAATAAGAGGTAAAGCGGACAGAAAGGTTCCTGTACTTTTGACCCCAGTGATGCACCAGACATTGGACCTCCTTGTCCGAAAAAGGAAGGAATGTGGGATTTTACCAGAAAACACTTACCTATTTGCGAGACCATCCAGTTTGATTTGCTACCGTGGATCTGACACTCTTCGTAATTTCGCCAAAGTCTGTGGAGCAAAGAGGCCAGAAAGTCTGAgctcaaaaaaattacacaaacaAATGGGAGCCTTGTCACAGGTCCTTAATCTCACTAATACCGAGCTGGATCAACTCGCTAATTTTCTGGGACATGATGTAACCTTGCAACAAGAGTTTTACCGACTTCCTGAGGGCATACTCCAGCTAGCGAAAATTAGCAAAGTCCTCATGGCTCGAGAACAAGGACGTCTGGCTCAATTCAAGGGCAGGTCTCTCGATGACGTCAACATTGATCCTGCGG AGGATGTGCATATATACAGCGACCAGGATCGAGACCCAGAGGAACCAGGTGACGCTGAGCCGGCCTATGAGTCAGACTCACTGG ACATCCAGCAGCTGATTCGTGATGAGAAAGAACTACCCCCTCAATTGCATACGGGGTGCTCCAGTTTGGAGCATGAGGATCCACTGCCCccccacattaaagaggaagaggaggatccaCAGCCTCCACACATTAAGGAGGAAGCGATCAATCCAAACCTCCCCAACATTAAAGAGGAACAGAAGCACCCACAGCCGGCCgacattaaagagaatgaggaggatccaaaaaaaacccacgttaaagaggaagaggatccACAGCTCCcccacattaaagaggaggaggaagagtttgATCTCAGTAAGTTGCCACTGACTGGTGGCTCTGTGAAGAGTAAAGAGGAACCACCCGAGGGGTCAGAGCTTCATCATCACAGTCCGAGTgtagaccactgtggaggaccaCCACCAGACAACCTCATGGCTTCACTGTCAGACAGTGACAAAGTACCTTTGACGAGGGACAAAGATTGTAAAG AGGATGTGCATATGTACAGCGACCAGGATCGAGACCTTGAGGAACCAGGTGACGCTGAGCCAGCCTATGAGTCAGACTCACTGG ACATCCAACAGCTGATTAGTGATGAGGAAGAACTTCACCCTCAATTGCATGGGGGGTGCTCCAGTTTGGAGCATGAGGAGCCACTGCCCCCTCGCATTAAAGGAGAACAGAAGCATCCACAGCTTCCCCACGTAAAAGAAGAGGAAGATCCACATTTACCCCACGTTAAAAAGGAACAGGAGGATCCACAGTTGGCTTACGTTAAAGTAGAAAAGGAGGATCCAAAGCTCCCCAACATTAAGGAGGAACAGAAGCATCCACAGCCTGCCCACATtcacgaggaagaggaggatccaCAACTCCCCCACattaaggaggaagaggaggagtttGATGTCAGTAAATTGCCACTGACTGGTGGCTCTGTGAAGAGTATAGAAGAGAAACCACCCGAGGGGTCAGAGCTTCATCATCACTGTCTGAGTgaagaccactgtggaggaccaCCACCAGACAACCTCATGGCTCCACTGTCAGACAGTGACAAAGTACCTTTGACGAGGGACAAAGATTGTAAAG GATTTATAATGGCTACAAAGAGTAGCAGGAGGAAACCACCATTACAGGATGCGAAAGAGCATGCAGTGAAGGCACTGGACAAGACGGAAGAATTGGAAGTACAATTCATGAACTCGTTGAAAG GTCGAGGAGTGTTTGCCAAAACCTGTTTCCGAAAAGGAGACTTTGTGGTCGAGTACAGAGGAGAGTTAATTAATTCTGAAGAATCGAAATGGAGAAGGATGGACCTATCACAAAGCAAGTGCTGTCTTCATGTTTGA